The Acinetobacter shaoyimingii DNA segment ATAGCAACTTCCAAAACTAAGGTGCGAAGCGAGTATCCTTCAGTACAGACAATCCATTGGCCTGTTGCATAAATGCATCTTTTAGAACAGCGTGCTGATCAACTTGCTTTAGACCAAAATTACGTGCAAAAACAATCGGACTGAATTCTGTCGTTTCCAACCAACCGATCGCAGACATGCCATGCATCATCGCTTCGTTTTGAATTTTACGGGTATGTTCATAACGTTTTAAAGTTTGCTCATGTGCCCATACACCGCGTTTGAAATCATGCAATAACACATCACATAAAATGGCAGCATCGAGACAACCTATATTCACCCCTTGTCCTGCAAGTGGATGAATGACATGAGCTGCATCACCAACCAAAGCCAAGCCATCTGTGACATAACGTTGCGCTGCACGGGCTTTGAGTGGGAATTTAGCTCGTGGCGTCGCTTCCAATACTTCACCCAGCATATGATGACTTTCACGTGTTAACAATTGTGTGAAAGCCTGATCATCCAATGCGGCATATTCATCTGCATAATCATCTGGCAATGTCCAGACAATGGATTGCCAGTAACCTTGCTCTTCAGCCTTTAAACTCGCCATAGGCAAGTATGCAAGTGGTCCTGTTGGCAAAAAGATTTGACGAGCGACGTATTGATGCGGCTTTGCAGTTCTAATTGCACAAGTTAATCCTGCTTGCTTGTAATCAAGCACATCAAGATCGATATAAGCTTGCTCACGTACAAAAGAATTTGCGCCATCCGCACCAATCAACAACTTGGTTTTAAGCGTTGTGCCATCTGCAAGCTTGACGATCCAACATTTCACTCCACGTTCCACACGTACCACTTTCACTTGCGTTCGGTAGTCTTGGATCGTCGTTAACATTTGCTGTTGGATGGCTAAATTCAAAATACTCGGTTCAACCATTGAACCTAAACTTTGTTCCGCACTTGGATATTTTTCTGAAGAATGCCCAAAGTTAATTTCACCATAGCCATTTTTATTCCAGACTTGCATACCTGTATATGGCATTTGACGAGCAATTTTATCCCATACTTTTACAGTTTTAAGTAAATGCATAGTCGCTTGGCTGAGTGCTAAAACACGTGGGTTAGCAACCTCAAGTACACGGTTCTCGTCCAGAACGGGCGCAGCATCGAGTACTGTAGATTGAACACCACCTTGAGCAAGAAGTAATGCCGTTAAACCACCGACTAAGCCACCACCAATAATGACTACATCTAAAATTTTAGATGAATCCGATGCTGAATGAAGATCAGTTTGACTCATGCTTTTAACCCCATCGCATAATTCGCAACCAAAGGTTTAATCCCTGGAATCACATCAAACGCCACAAGCCCAGTATTACGAAGAAGTTTTAAAACAGGATTTTGATTACTAAAACCACGTACCACACTGTCACAGAACTTGATTACACGTTGCTGATCTTTTAAACGTGCTTGCTCATAGGCTTTGAGCATTTCAGGTTCTCCAATGTCTTCTGAGGTGGTTAAATGCTCCGTCATAAAGCGAACCAGTACATGTGCATCACGTAAACACAAGTTAAAACCTTGCCCTGCCACAGGATGAATCGTATGTGCTGCATTACCCATGAGGATCACACGACCCACCGCTTGTTTATGTGCAAGAACTTGCGAAAGTGGGAAGCTAAAACGCTTACCTGTTTTTAAAAATTTTCCAGCTCGGTCACCATAGGTGTGTTGTAGTGCATCTAGAAAATGCTGATCATTTTCCTCACCGAGCCATTCTCCTTCAGTGCCTTTTTTCACAGGCCAAACCACTGAACGACGGTATTCGCCCGGCAGTGGTAATAAGGCTAAAGGTCCTAGATGACTAAAACGTTCAAAACCCACATGCTGATGCGGTTTAGATGTTTGTACTGCGGTTACAATTGCCACTTGATCATAGTCATGAACATCAACACCCACACCCAATGCTTGACGACAGAATGAGTCACGACCATCGGCTGCAATCACCAATTTAGAACTGAATGGTTCAATGGCTTTTCCATCACGTTCAGCTTCAATGGTGCAAATTTCAGCATCTTGAGTCAGTGATGTGACTTTGAGACCGTCGATCAGTTCAATCAGCGCATTTTGACGAACTTGAGTAAGAAGTACTCTGCCTAACCATGCATTTTCTATCACTTGTCCGAAGCTTTCGACTTTTTCTTGTTCTGCCACTAAACGGGCTTTACCGAAGCTTCCTTGTTCAGTGATATGGACTTG contains these protein-coding regions:
- a CDS encoding FAD-dependent monooxygenase; translation: MSQTDLHSASDSSKILDVVIIGGGLVGGLTALLLAQGGVQSTVLDAAPVLDENRVLEVANPRVLALSQATMHLLKTVKVWDKIARQMPYTGMQVWNKNGYGEINFGHSSEKYPSAEQSLGSMVEPSILNLAIQQQMLTTIQDYRTQVKVVRVERGVKCWIVKLADGTTLKTKLLIGADGANSFVREQAYIDLDVLDYKQAGLTCAIRTAKPHQYVARQIFLPTGPLAYLPMASLKAEEQGYWQSIVWTLPDDYADEYAALDDQAFTQLLTRESHHMLGEVLEATPRAKFPLKARAAQRYVTDGLALVGDAAHVIHPLAGQGVNIGCLDAAILCDVLLHDFKRGVWAHEQTLKRYEHTRKIQNEAMMHGMSAIGWLETTEFSPIVFARNFGLKQVDQHAVLKDAFMQQANGLSVLKDTRFAP
- a CDS encoding FAD-dependent monooxygenase; this translates as MQQEVIIVGGGMVGLSLALMLAKQNIAVKLLEAIKYPNYDDENLAPYHSSFDARNTALSRRSVQIYNELGLWSLLQEHATPILQVHITEQGSFGKARLVAEQEKVESFGQVIENAWLGRVLLTQVRQNALIELIDGLKVTSLTQDAEICTIEAERDGKAIEPFSSKLVIAADGRDSFCRQALGVGVDVHDYDQVAIVTAVQTSKPHQHVGFERFSHLGPLALLPLPGEYRRSVVWPVKKGTEGEWLGEENDQHFLDALQHTYGDRAGKFLKTGKRFSFPLSQVLAHKQAVGRVILMGNAAHTIHPVAGQGFNLCLRDAHVLVRFMTEHLTTSEDIGEPEMLKAYEQARLKDQQRVIKFCDSVVRGFSNQNPVLKLLRNTGLVAFDVIPGIKPLVANYAMGLKA